From one Nitrosococcus halophilus Nc 4 genomic stretch:
- a CDS encoding IS1 family transposase (programmed frameshift), whose protein sequence is MNCPRCGGTHIVKNGSNGVGTPKFLCKVCGRQFVEDPKNCSITQETKELIDKLLLERIPLAGIVRVTGVSERWLQYYVNDKYAHTPRRVENKKKSRARLTLECDELWSFVARKGNKQWVWLAFDRDTQEVVGVYIGDRSQTGAQGLWQSLPAVYRQRAVSYTDFWEAYEAIFPGPRHRSVGKETGQTSHIERFNCTLRQRVSRLVRKALSFSKKLENHVGAIWYFVHHYNATLCPTTRS, encoded by the exons ATGAACTGTCCCCGATGCGGTGGTACTCATATTGTCAAAAATGGGAGTAATGGGGTCGGGACACCCAAATTTTTATGCAAAGTCTGCGGTCGGCAATTCGTGGAGGACCCCAAGAATTGCTCCATTACTCAAGAGACGAAAGAGCTGATTGATAAATTGCTCTTAGAGAGAATTCCGCTGGCAGGGATTGTCCGAGTCACGGGCGTTTCAGAGCGCTGGTTGCAATATTATGTGAACGATAAATATGCGCATACACCGCGGCGAGTGGAGA ATAAAAAAAAGTCCAGAGCTCGTTTAACCCTTGAGTGCGATGAGCTTTGGTCGTTTGTCGCCAGAAAGGGCAATAAACAATGGGTGTGGTTAGCGTTCGATAGGGACACCCAAGAAGTTGTGGGGGTTTATATCGGCGATCGGAGTCAAACAGGGGCACAAGGATTATGGCAGTCCTTACCCGCCGTTTATCGGCAGCGGGCCGTAAGTTACACCGATTTTTGGGAAGCCTATGAGGCTATCTTCCCAGGGCCACGCCATCGCAGCGTGGGCAAAGAAACGGGACAAACAAGCCACATTGAACGCTTTAATTGTACGCTCAGACAGCGTGTTTCGCGTTTAGTCAGAAAAGCACTCTCTTTCTCCAAGAAATTAGAAAACCATGTCGGCGCTATTTGGTATTTTGTCCACCATTATAATGCGACCCTTTGCCCAACAACCCGATCCTGA
- a CDS encoding glycosyltransferase, producing MTHFGLLCPALTGHLNTLLPLGQALQKRGHRVTLVGLLDAEPPTRAAGLEFRPIGETERPAGAIAELTAQASTLSGRAALRYAVAVFQQDAALLLREAPAVIKAAGIDALLVDQFSRGGGTVADFLNLPFITLCSGVVLNREPSIPPFNTSWNYHPAWWAQLRNRLGYGLLSRVTQPLTEVVAEYRRTWNLPPLSHPNEAYSQLAQISQQPAELEFPRQQLPPWFHFTGPYHSSGSREPVPFPWEKLTGQPLIYASMGTVLGRFKGVFQQIAAACEGLDAQLVISLGGSVPPEALPALPGSPLVVGYAPQLELLQRAALTITHAGMNTTLESLSNGVPLVAIPIANDQPGVAARVAWTGAGVRVPLKRLRVPRLRQAIAQVLTHDSYRKHALRFQAAIQRAGGVDQAVEIILQAVSTGKPVLRETNAPGMGG from the coding sequence ATGACGCATTTTGGTCTGCTTTGCCCCGCTTTGACGGGCCATCTCAATACGCTGCTCCCTCTGGGGCAAGCGCTGCAAAAGCGCGGCCATCGCGTGACCCTGGTGGGCCTACTTGATGCCGAGCCCCCCACGCGTGCGGCAGGCTTGGAATTTCGGCCTATTGGCGAAACGGAAAGACCCGCGGGGGCCATAGCTGAGCTCACCGCTCAAGCGAGCACTTTAAGTGGGCGGGCGGCGCTTCGCTATGCGGTTGCGGTCTTTCAACAAGATGCTGCCCTGCTCTTGCGGGAAGCCCCGGCAGTGATTAAAGCCGCAGGGATAGACGCGCTGCTGGTTGACCAATTCTCGCGAGGAGGGGGCACGGTCGCGGATTTTTTAAACCTTCCCTTTATTACCCTCTGCAGTGGTGTGGTGCTCAATCGAGAGCCGAGCATTCCGCCTTTTAATACCTCCTGGAACTATCATCCGGCGTGGTGGGCTCAGCTACGCAACCGACTAGGCTATGGGCTGCTCAGTCGCGTGACCCAACCCCTCACTGAAGTCGTGGCTGAATATCGCCGCACCTGGAATTTACCCCCCCTTTCCCATCCCAATGAGGCCTATTCTCAACTGGCGCAAATCAGTCAACAACCGGCTGAATTGGAATTTCCCCGGCAGCAATTGCCCCCCTGGTTCCATTTCACAGGACCCTATCACTCTTCAGGAAGCCGGGAGCCGGTACCTTTCCCATGGGAGAAACTGACGGGACAACCGCTGATTTACGCTTCCATGGGCACGGTGCTCGGCCGCTTTAAGGGGGTTTTTCAGCAAATTGCCGCCGCCTGTGAGGGTCTCGATGCCCAATTGGTGATTTCTCTCGGCGGTTCAGTCCCTCCTGAAGCCTTGCCGGCCCTACCGGGTTCGCCGCTGGTGGTCGGCTATGCGCCCCAATTAGAACTGCTCCAACGGGCCGCGCTGACGATCACCCATGCCGGTATGAACACCACCTTAGAATCCTTAAGCAATGGGGTGCCGCTGGTCGCCATTCCCATTGCCAACGATCAGCCTGGCGTGGCGGCACGGGTAGCGTGGACCGGCGCGGGGGTCAGGGTCCCCCTGAAACGCCTGCGTGTCCCCCGGCTGCGTCAGGCCATTGCCCAGGTGCTGACCCACGATTCTTACCGAAAGCATGCCCTTAGGTTCCAAGCGGCCATTCAGCGCGCAGGAGGGGTGGATCAGGCCGTGGAGATTATCCTGCAGGCGGTCTCTACCGGAAAGCCTGTTTTAAGAGAAACAAACGCCCCAGGCATGGGCGGTTAG
- a CDS encoding type II toxin-antitoxin system death-on-curing family toxin, whose amino-acid sequence MTRKHLAAYDDPDVCALAAAYAAGIVRSPPFVDGNKHTAFMAAYLFLARNGLRLTAPEDKATYTMRALAAGDIDEATFAAWLRDHTREIDA is encoded by the coding sequence ATGACACGTAAGCATTTAGCGGCTTACGACGATCCGGATGTGTGCGCGCTGGCCGCTGCCTATGCGGCTGGGATCGTCCGGAGCCCTCCCTTTGTGGACGGTAATAAGCACACGGCCTTCATGGCGGCTTATCTCTTTCTGGCGCGCAACGGCCTGCGTCTTACGGCCCCGGAAGACAAAGCCACGTATACGATGAGGGCGCTTGCCGCGGGCGATATAGATGAAGCCACCTTCGCTGCTTGGCTGCGTGACCACACGCGAGAGATCGACGCATGA
- a CDS encoding DUF1841 family protein, translated as MMYSQDRQQMRQIFLVVREKQQAREPLSPMEAIIGQVIDQHPEYHPLLDRKESLEQEFSGQNGQENPFLHMALHISLQEQINVDRPPGIRGIYQTLASRLPDLHQAEHRMMECLAQTLWDAQDSGTPPSEEAYLNCLRRLL; from the coding sequence ATGATGTACAGTCAAGATCGGCAACAGATGCGGCAAATCTTCCTCGTAGTGCGGGAAAAGCAGCAGGCGAGAGAACCCCTCTCCCCCATGGAAGCCATCATTGGGCAAGTCATCGACCAGCACCCTGAGTATCATCCCTTGCTAGACCGCAAGGAATCCTTGGAACAAGAGTTTTCCGGTCAAAATGGACAAGAAAATCCTTTTCTGCACATGGCGTTACATATCTCGCTCCAGGAACAAATCAACGTGGATCGTCCCCCCGGCATTCGGGGCATCTACCAAACTTTAGCCTCCCGCCTCCCCGATCTCCATCAGGCGGAACATCGGATGATGGAGTGCCTAGCTCAGACCCTCTGGGATGCCCAGGATAGCGGGACCCCCCCCTCGGAAGAGGCCTATTTGAACTGCTTGCGGCGTTTGCTGTAA
- the nth gene encoding endonuclease III, whose product MKNSAEIHEIFSRFQAANPKPTTELKHHTPFELLVAVILSAQATDKGVNKATAKLFPVANTPQAILDLGEEGLKGYIKTIGLFNSKAKNILQTCHLLLEWHDGRVPNDRAALEALPGVGRKTANVMLNTAFGQPVIAVDTHIFRVANRIGLAPGKTPRQVEDILTRVIPDEFKHDAHHWLILHGRYVCTARNPRCQDCLINDLCDYYQKIVKAESPGLKKTAS is encoded by the coding sequence ATGAAAAATAGCGCAGAAATTCATGAAATATTCTCCCGCTTCCAAGCGGCCAACCCTAAACCCACCACGGAGCTGAAGCACCATACTCCCTTTGAACTTCTCGTTGCCGTCATCTTGTCCGCCCAAGCCACGGATAAAGGGGTCAATAAAGCCACCGCCAAGCTTTTTCCGGTGGCCAATACCCCCCAGGCCATCCTGGATCTGGGAGAAGAAGGCTTAAAGGGTTACATCAAGACCATCGGCCTATTCAACAGCAAAGCGAAGAATATCCTCCAGACCTGCCATCTTCTGTTAGAATGGCATGATGGCCGAGTGCCTAATGATCGGGCCGCTTTAGAAGCCCTGCCCGGGGTAGGACGAAAGACCGCTAATGTCATGCTCAACACCGCTTTCGGCCAACCGGTCATTGCCGTCGATACCCACATTTTCCGGGTGGCCAACCGCATCGGCCTGGCCCCGGGTAAAACGCCGCGCCAGGTGGAGGACATACTGACCCGGGTGATCCCCGATGAATTTAAGCACGATGCCCACCACTGGCTCATTCTCCATGGCCGCTATGTGTGCACCGCCCGCAATCCTCGCTGCCAAGACTGTTTAATCAACGACCTTTGCGACTATTATCAAAAGATAGTCAAGGCGGAATCCCCTGGATTGAAGAAAACAGCGAGCTAA
- a CDS encoding electron transport complex subunit E encodes MAAPVSYGQISQEGLWNNNVALVQLLGLCPLLAVTGTVINGLGLGLATLLTLVASNSLVALIRHWVPTEVRLPVFVLIIASIVTTIELLMNAYFYDLYKVLGIFIPLIVTNCAIIGRAEAFASRQKVGRAFADGLMMGLGFTLVLVLLGGLREALGQGTLLDQAHLMFGEAARDLKLTLMEDYRGFLMAVLPPGAFIGLGLLIALKNAIDHRLAQRAATRKSRAAQPAGILPERI; translated from the coding sequence ATGGCAGCCCCCGTTAGCTATGGTCAAATCAGCCAAGAAGGACTATGGAACAATAATGTCGCGTTGGTGCAGTTACTGGGACTCTGTCCCCTACTGGCGGTCACCGGAACGGTAATCAACGGCCTGGGTCTGGGGCTGGCCACTCTGCTGACCTTGGTGGCCTCCAACAGCCTGGTGGCCCTTATTCGTCATTGGGTCCCCACGGAAGTGCGCCTGCCGGTGTTCGTGCTGATCATCGCCTCCATCGTGACCACCATCGAATTGTTGATGAATGCCTATTTCTATGATTTATATAAAGTTCTGGGTATTTTTATTCCGCTGATCGTCACCAATTGCGCCATCATTGGCCGCGCCGAAGCCTTCGCCTCTCGGCAAAAGGTGGGTCGGGCTTTTGCCGATGGCCTCATGATGGGCCTGGGCTTTACCCTGGTGCTGGTGCTTTTGGGTGGCTTGCGGGAAGCCCTAGGCCAGGGAACCTTGCTGGACCAGGCCCATCTCATGTTCGGTGAAGCCGCCCGCGATTTGAAATTGACCCTCATGGAAGACTATCGGGGCTTTCTCATGGCCGTGCTGCCACCGGGTGCTTTTATTGGCCTCGGGCTTTTGATCGCCCTGAAAAATGCCATCGACCACCGGCTTGCACAACGGGCTGCAACCCGAAAAAGCCGCGCCGCCCAACCTGCAGGTATCTTGCCCGAGCGCATTTAA
- the rsxG gene encoding electron transport complex subunit RsxG encodes MLRVGLLLGLFAVAGTGIVAITEALTREQIAANERAALRQAIAAVLPSTAYNNPILEDTFQVSDPLLGTEKPILAYRARRDSQPVAVILTPVAPEGYNGAIKLLVGIHYDGSLAGVRVLSHKETPGLGDEIEEGKSEWILGFRNRSLGNPPESKWQVKRDGGAFDQFTGATITPRAIVKAVRNTLKYFENHRDKLFAQEEERFHGSPR; translated from the coding sequence ATGCTCCGAGTCGGCTTGCTGCTCGGCCTCTTTGCGGTAGCGGGGACCGGCATCGTGGCTATCACCGAAGCCCTGACCCGGGAGCAGATTGCGGCCAATGAACGGGCGGCCTTACGGCAGGCCATTGCAGCAGTCCTGCCTAGTACGGCCTACAATAACCCTATTCTAGAAGACACGTTCCAAGTGAGCGACCCCCTGCTGGGAACGGAGAAGCCCATACTGGCTTACCGAGCCCGTCGGGATAGTCAACCGGTGGCGGTGATCCTCACACCCGTGGCACCGGAGGGTTATAATGGGGCGATTAAGCTGCTGGTGGGAATCCACTACGACGGCAGCCTGGCGGGGGTAAGGGTCCTCTCCCATAAGGAAACCCCTGGGCTGGGGGATGAGATCGAGGAAGGAAAGTCTGAGTGGATCTTGGGTTTTAGGAACCGCTCCCTCGGCAATCCCCCTGAATCGAAGTGGCAAGTCAAGCGAGACGGTGGCGCCTTCGATCAGTTCACCGGGGCCACCATCACTCCCCGGGCCATCGTCAAAGCAGTCCGCAACACCCTGAAGTATTTCGAGAATCACCGAGATAAACTCTTTGCCCAAGAGGAGGAACGCTTCCATGGCAGCCCCCGTTAG
- the rsxD gene encoding electron transport complex subunit RsxD, which yields MPFQFFSSPHLHQGKGISQLMFQVIYALVPAIALYVGYFGYGVLINIALAVTAALATETLMLVARQQPLTPFLTDGSAVVTAVLLALCLPPLSPWWVPVIGTAFALIFAKHLYGGLGYNPFNPAMVGYVLLLISFPKEMTTWLPVQELAAQPLSLKESLTWVFTGTPAQGTTIDALSGATPLDYTKTQLGLGQPMAEIRTHPLFGMLGGKGWEWINMGFLLGGLWLLYKRVISWHIPFAMVGSLLTLALLFQWLEPATHPSALFHLVSGGTLLGVFFIATDPVTAAATPRGRLLYGAGIGCLTYIIRTWGGYPDGVAFAVLLMNMAVPLIDYYTPPRVFGQNRRP from the coding sequence ATGCCGTTTCAATTTTTCAGCTCGCCCCACCTACATCAGGGAAAAGGCATTTCCCAGCTCATGTTCCAAGTGATTTATGCCCTGGTGCCGGCCATCGCCCTCTATGTGGGATATTTCGGTTACGGAGTCCTCATCAATATCGCCCTTGCCGTCACCGCTGCTTTGGCTACCGAAACGCTCATGTTGGTAGCCCGGCAGCAACCCCTCACCCCCTTTTTGACCGATGGCAGCGCGGTGGTGACGGCCGTTCTGCTCGCTCTTTGCCTCCCCCCCCTGAGTCCCTGGTGGGTGCCCGTCATCGGCACTGCGTTTGCCCTTATCTTTGCCAAGCATCTCTATGGGGGCCTGGGCTACAACCCCTTCAATCCCGCCATGGTCGGCTATGTACTATTGCTGATTTCCTTTCCCAAGGAAATGACCACCTGGCTACCCGTACAGGAGTTAGCTGCCCAACCTTTAAGTCTGAAAGAGAGTCTAACCTGGGTATTCACCGGTACCCCTGCTCAAGGAACAACAATCGATGCCCTCTCAGGGGCAACCCCCCTGGACTACACCAAAACTCAATTGGGGCTCGGTCAACCCATGGCGGAAATCCGCACCCACCCCCTGTTTGGCATGCTGGGAGGCAAGGGTTGGGAGTGGATCAATATGGGGTTTCTCCTGGGGGGCCTATGGCTCCTCTATAAGCGGGTAATTAGCTGGCATATTCCCTTTGCCATGGTGGGTAGCTTGCTGACCCTGGCCCTGCTCTTCCAATGGCTGGAACCTGCCACCCACCCTTCTGCCCTGTTCCACCTTGTCAGTGGCGGCACCCTGCTGGGGGTCTTTTTCATTGCCACCGATCCGGTCACTGCCGCGGCCACCCCCCGGGGCCGTTTGCTTTATGGGGCCGGCATCGGTTGTCTGACCTATATCATTCGCACTTGGGGAGGTTACCCGGATGGGGTGGCCTTTGCCGTCCTGCTCATGAATATGGCGGTTCCCCTCATTGATTATTACACCCCGCCGCGGGTCTTTGGCCAAAACCGGCGCCCGTGA
- the rsxC gene encoding electron transport complex subunit RsxC, with amino-acid sequence MKKRRLWSFPGGLKLPDHKSPSTQAPIAPAALPKQLVLPLQQHIGEPAEPVVNLGERVLKGQVIATAQGYLSAPVHASSSGQVVAIDNLPIPHPSGLNAPCIVIETDGEDAWSERQRVENYQQLDPSQLRNLIRQAGIVGLGGAGFPTFIKLNPGPEPRVETLILNGAECEPYITCDDLLMRERAEEIIQGIRIMGHALHVHHCLIGIEDNKSEAYRALAAAATEGIEVVSIPTRYPTGGEKQLIKVLTGQEVPSNGLPIDVGVVCHNVGTAVAVHRAINVGEPLISRIVTVTGSAVARPRNLEVLLGTPIRHLLTQCDTDIDRIDRLIMGGPMMGFTLHHDAAPVIKTTNCLLAGLQERVRQPPVMPCIRCGACGEVCPVQLLPQQLYWHARAKELDKLQDYHLFDCIECGCCDYVCPSHIPLVHYYRYAKSEIWAQEQEREKADLARQRHEFRRQRREREQQERAARQQAKKAAVAPSASKTDKQAAIQAAVERARAKRTAQNKAVDETPPSQ; translated from the coding sequence ATGAAAAAACGTCGGCTTTGGTCATTCCCTGGCGGCCTGAAACTACCCGACCACAAAAGCCCCTCTACCCAAGCGCCGATTGCCCCAGCAGCGCTGCCAAAACAACTGGTGTTGCCTTTGCAACAGCACATTGGCGAGCCGGCGGAGCCAGTGGTTAACCTCGGTGAGCGGGTGCTTAAGGGCCAAGTCATTGCCACCGCCCAGGGCTACCTCAGTGCCCCCGTGCATGCCTCAAGTTCCGGCCAAGTGGTGGCCATTGACAACCTGCCGATTCCCCACCCTTCTGGTCTGAACGCCCCTTGCATCGTCATCGAGACCGATGGCGAGGACGCCTGGAGCGAACGCCAGCGGGTGGAAAATTATCAGCAACTCGATCCTAGCCAGCTGCGCAACTTGATCCGCCAAGCGGGGATCGTGGGACTAGGGGGAGCGGGTTTCCCCACCTTTATCAAACTCAATCCCGGTCCCGAACCCCGGGTTGAGACCCTGATTCTCAACGGCGCTGAGTGTGAACCCTATATTACCTGCGATGATCTGCTCATGCGGGAGCGGGCCGAGGAGATCATCCAAGGGATTAGAATCATGGGCCATGCCCTCCACGTCCATCATTGCCTCATCGGCATTGAAGACAACAAGTCTGAAGCCTACCGCGCTTTGGCGGCCGCAGCGACTGAGGGAATCGAAGTGGTATCAATTCCAACCCGCTACCCTACGGGAGGCGAGAAACAGCTCATTAAGGTCTTAACCGGCCAGGAGGTCCCAAGCAACGGTCTCCCCATTGATGTCGGGGTTGTCTGTCACAATGTGGGCACTGCGGTCGCCGTCCATCGAGCCATAAATGTAGGGGAACCCCTAATCTCCCGAATCGTGACTGTCACCGGCAGCGCCGTGGCTCGCCCCCGCAACCTGGAAGTCCTGTTGGGAACCCCCATCCGCCATCTGTTAACCCAGTGTGATACAGATATTGACCGCATCGACCGCCTGATCATGGGGGGCCCCATGATGGGCTTCACCCTCCACCATGACGCAGCGCCGGTTATCAAAACCACCAACTGCCTGCTAGCGGGCCTTCAGGAAAGAGTCCGGCAGCCCCCGGTGATGCCCTGCATTCGTTGTGGCGCTTGTGGGGAGGTTTGCCCAGTGCAGCTCCTGCCCCAACAGCTCTACTGGCATGCTCGGGCCAAAGAATTGGATAAACTACAGGATTACCATCTTTTTGATTGTATTGAATGTGGTTGTTGTGACTATGTTTGCCCTAGCCACATTCCCTTAGTTCATTATTATCGTTACGCCAAAAGTGAAATCTGGGCCCAAGAACAGGAGCGGGAGAAAGCGGATTTGGCCCGCCAGCGGCATGAATTTAGGCGCCAACGGCGGGAACGGGAACAACAAGAAAGGGCAGCCCGGCAGCAAGCCAAAAAAGCCGCTGTGGCCCCCTCGGCCAGCAAGACGGACAAGCAGGCGGCCATTCAAGCCGCAGTAGAACGGGCCCGGGCCAAACGGACCGCCCAGAACAAGGCTGTGGACGAAACGCCGCCCTCTCAATAG
- the rsxB gene encoding electron transport complex subunit RsxB — protein sequence MLVAILALSALAALFGLLLGYANLRFKVDGDPVVDQIDALLPQTQCGQCSYPGCRPYAQAIAAEEADINRCPPGGEATIIALADLLGRDPKPLDSEQEEKPKALAVIDENRCIGCTLCIQACPVDAILGAAKQLHTVIAAECTGCELCVAPCPVDCIEMVPLTPDLGSWKWPFPEVIEPPLPIALQQQKAKANKPLLPEVSDFQGEEAS from the coding sequence ATGCTAGTTGCAATTTTGGCGTTGTCCGCGCTGGCGGCACTATTTGGCCTCCTTTTAGGGTATGCCAACCTGCGCTTTAAAGTAGATGGCGATCCGGTAGTGGATCAGATCGACGCCCTCCTGCCCCAGACCCAATGCGGTCAGTGCAGCTATCCCGGCTGTCGCCCCTATGCTCAAGCCATTGCTGCTGAGGAAGCGGATATCAACCGTTGTCCTCCAGGAGGAGAGGCGACCATCATCGCCCTAGCGGATTTACTAGGGCGCGATCCCAAACCCCTGGACTCGGAGCAGGAAGAAAAACCCAAGGCGCTGGCGGTAATTGATGAAAATCGCTGCATCGGCTGCACCCTCTGTATCCAGGCTTGCCCGGTGGATGCCATCCTGGGTGCGGCCAAGCAACTCCATACCGTGATCGCGGCTGAATGCACGGGCTGTGAGCTGTGCGTCGCCCCCTGCCCAGTGGACTGTATTGAGATGGTTCCCCTCACCCCTGATCTAGGCAGCTGGAAGTGGCCATTCCCGGAAGTCATAGAACCGCCGTTACCCATTGCCCTCCAACAGCAAAAGGCAAAGGCGAATAAACCTCTTTTGCCTGAAGTTAGCGACTTTCAGGGAGAAGAGGCTTCATGA
- the rsxA gene encoding electron transport complex subunit RsxA — translation MTEYALILVSTVLVNNFVLVKFLGLCPFMGVSRKLETAIGMGLATTFVLTLSSVCSYLLNQYLLAPLGIEYLRTIAFILTIAFVVQFTEMVVHKTSPLLYQVLGIFLPLITTNCAVLGVALLNIQHQQGFLPSALYGFGAALGFSLVLVLFAALRERIAAAEVPRPFQGPAIGLITAGLMSMAFMGFSGLVKG, via the coding sequence ATGACCGAGTATGCTCTGATTCTAGTCAGCACAGTGCTGGTCAATAATTTTGTGCTGGTGAAATTTTTAGGTCTCTGCCCCTTTATGGGCGTCTCCCGGAAACTGGAAACCGCAATAGGGATGGGGCTAGCCACGACTTTCGTGCTCACCCTCTCTTCGGTATGCAGCTATTTGCTCAACCAATATCTATTGGCGCCCTTAGGGATTGAATATCTGCGTACCATCGCCTTTATCCTGACCATCGCCTTTGTCGTACAGTTTACGGAAATGGTGGTCCATAAAACCAGCCCGCTCTTATATCAAGTATTAGGGATTTTTCTCCCTCTGATTACCACCAACTGCGCAGTGCTGGGAGTGGCTTTGCTGAACATCCAGCACCAACAGGGATTCTTACCCTCGGCCCTCTACGGCTTTGGGGCTGCCCTGGGCTTTTCCCTGGTATTGGTCTTATTTGCGGCCCTGCGGGAACGAATTGCGGCAGCGGAAGTGCCCCGCCCTTTTCAGGGACCAGCCATTGGGCTGATTACCGCCGGGCTGATGTCCATGGCCTTTATGGGCTTTTCCGGATTGGTCAAAGGATAA
- the metG gene encoding methionine--tRNA ligase, whose amino-acid sequence MPRRILVTSALPYANGPLHLGHLVEYIQTDIWVRFQRIRSHECYYVCADDAHGTPIMLRAQQEGITPEALIEQCGREHRADFADFAVSFDNYYSTHSPENRALSETIYLRNRDKGHITTRTVRQAYDPIKGMFLPDRFIRGTCPRCGAPDQYGDSCEACGATYTPTELKDAISVLSGTPPVERESEHYFFKLKDFEPLLKAWTQGGHLQHEMANKLNEWFEAGLQDWDISRDAPYFGFPIPDATDKYFYVWLDAPIGYLASFKYLCDRNGLDFDAFMAPDSTTELYHFIGKDILYFHALFWPAMLHGADFRLPTAIFAHGFLTVNGQKMSKSRGTFIKAHTYLNHLNPEYLRYYFAAKLGSGIEDLDLNFEDFTARVNADLVGKVVNIASRCAGFINKHFHSRLANHLTKEALFQEFAAAADRLAQYYENREFGHAMREIMALADQANRYIDDRQPWVAIKEPGREQEVQEVCTLGLNLFRQLMVYLKPVLPMMAEKAEEFLNCRPLVWSDAGTPLLNHTLNRFQPLMTRVEKTRIEAMIEDSKEHLEKKANPAQANGPLAENPIAEIIQFEDFAKLDLRVARILKAEQVEGADKLLRLELDLGGETRQVFAGIKAAYAPENLVGRLTIMVANLAPRKMRFGISEGMVLAAGPGGKEIYLLNPDEGAQPGMRVK is encoded by the coding sequence ATGCCGCGCAGGATACTCGTTACCAGTGCCCTTCCTTACGCCAACGGCCCACTCCACCTTGGCCACTTAGTGGAGTACATCCAAACTGACATCTGGGTGCGTTTCCAACGAATACGTAGCCATGAATGTTATTACGTCTGCGCTGATGATGCTCATGGCACGCCTATTATGCTGCGGGCCCAACAAGAGGGAATCACTCCCGAAGCCTTGATTGAACAATGCGGCCGGGAACATCGTGCCGACTTTGCCGACTTTGCCGTCAGCTTCGATAACTACTACAGTACCCATTCGCCAGAAAACCGCGCCCTCTCGGAAACGATTTATCTTCGTAACCGGGACAAGGGACATATCACCACCCGCACCGTTCGACAGGCCTATGATCCCATCAAGGGGATGTTTCTGCCGGATCGGTTTATTCGCGGCACCTGTCCCCGCTGCGGGGCTCCCGATCAATACGGCGATAGTTGTGAGGCCTGCGGGGCGACCTATACCCCCACTGAATTGAAAGATGCTATCTCGGTGCTCTCGGGAACGCCCCCCGTAGAGCGGGAATCGGAGCATTATTTCTTCAAGCTTAAAGACTTCGAACCTTTGCTGAAGGCCTGGACCCAGGGGGGCCACCTTCAGCATGAAATGGCCAACAAGTTAAATGAATGGTTTGAGGCCGGACTGCAGGACTGGGATATCTCCCGCGATGCCCCCTACTTTGGCTTCCCGATCCCTGATGCCACCGACAAATATTTCTATGTTTGGCTCGATGCGCCGATCGGCTATCTGGCCAGCTTCAAGTACCTGTGCGACCGCAATGGGCTTGATTTTGACGCCTTTATGGCCCCGGACAGTACCACCGAGCTTTACCATTTCATTGGCAAGGATATCCTCTATTTCCATGCTCTGTTCTGGCCCGCCATGCTTCATGGAGCTGACTTTCGCTTGCCCACGGCCATCTTTGCCCATGGCTTTTTGACGGTCAATGGCCAGAAAATGTCTAAATCCCGGGGAACCTTTATCAAGGCGCACACTTATCTCAACCATTTGAACCCAGAGTACCTGCGTTATTACTTTGCCGCCAAACTAGGCAGCGGGATTGAGGATTTAGACCTTAATTTCGAAGATTTCACCGCTCGGGTCAATGCCGATCTGGTCGGTAAGGTGGTGAATATTGCCAGTCGTTGCGCGGGCTTTATTAATAAACACTTTCACAGCCGCCTTGCAAACCACTTAACCAAGGAAGCGCTATTTCAGGAGTTTGCAGCAGCCGCTGACCGCTTGGCCCAATACTACGAAAATCGGGAATTTGGCCACGCCATGCGAGAAATCATGGCGCTTGCCGACCAGGCCAACCGCTATATTGACGACCGTCAGCCCTGGGTGGCCATCAAAGAGCCGGGGCGAGAACAGGAAGTCCAAGAGGTTTGCACCCTCGGCCTCAACCTCTTCCGACAGTTAATGGTCTACCTCAAACCGGTCTTGCCGATGATGGCGGAAAAAGCCGAAGAGTTTCTCAATTGCCGCCCACTGGTTTGGTCCGATGCCGGTACGCCCTTGCTCAACCATACCCTTAACCGTTTTCAACCCCTGATGACCCGTGTGGAAAAAACCAGGATAGAGGCCATGATCGAGGACTCCAAAGAACATCTGGAAAAGAAGGCAAACCCTGCTCAAGCAAATGGCCCCTTGGCTGAGAATCCCATTGCTGAAATCATTCAGTTTGAGGATTTTGCCAAACTTGATTTGCGGGTGGCCCGAATCCTCAAGGCAGAACAGGTGGAAGGAGCCGATAAACTCCTACGCCTAGAGCTGGATTTGGGGGGTGAAACTCGCCAGGTCTTTGCCGGGATCAAGGCCGCTTACGCACCGGAAAACTTGGTCGGCCGTCTCACAATCATGGTGGCCAATTTGGCTCCGCGAAAAATGCGCTTTGGGATCTCCGAAGGCATGGTCCTAGCAGCCGGCCCGGGGGGTAAAGAAATTTATCTGCTCAATCCGGATGAAGGCGCACAACCCGGAATGCGGGTCAAATAG